In the Pseudorasbora parva isolate DD20220531a chromosome 23, ASM2467924v1, whole genome shotgun sequence genome, one interval contains:
- the scaf4a gene encoding SR-related and CTD-associated factor 4 isoform X1 — protein MDAVNAFNHELFSLMDTKPPISRAKMISITKSAIKAIKLYKHVVQIVEKFIKKCKPEYKVPGLYVVDSIVRQSRHQFGAEKDVFGPRFTKNIAGTFENLCLCPTEDRSKIVRVLNLWQKNGVFKIEVIQPLLDMAAGSTSSTGFDSGPDAASPQSPVREQEAHPVSTANSAAAAVPQLQTSDAFAAVAQLIQSSQGQQLQQILQNFQPPGKPQSPAVDNNRSHLHLQAQAVTATSSAITHQHTHPVPQPAEKKATFDKTLLDRFDYDDEPEAGEEAKKDETASVQPTMGFTEQTVPGFPPANQMQHFQQHMMTVSQRQQVVLPSNGQVQGFGHMTSQPYPGMMPPMGQPHAAFPPHDDTFNQLMAGHQHQEMMNSDASARPFPDGKRSRSRSGSRSPKRRRSRSNSRTRRIRHRRSRSRSRERRRQSPRSRSQERKEREKERERRQKGLPPIKNSTLSVCSTTLWVGQLDKRTQQQDVACLLEEFGQIDSINMIPPRGCAYIVMIHRQDAYRALQKLSRGPYKVNQKAIKIAWALNKGIKAEFKQYWDVELGVTYVPWSKVKMEDLDVFREGGMLDPDTLAPEWRGSQIDLEKAEESQNGRPEVGKVEETPTVLPMQVPPVQPMGAVGVPPPGFSGPMNIPPPSFPPGVPPPPGPFIRPGFNPMQMPPGFLPPGAMPPLGATGPPPHTAGIGMPPVGSSVEDLSNDPAGMGPRMNSDGIDGFNSGNQVPPGGPPGMGMQSPPGLLGSRPGMMPLQRPPGMPPPHMQRFPIPPPRPGMPPIPPQMMPPRGPPQMMHREPPPGGFSMPPPPHGMRGPFPPPGPPFMRPSGPRPDGPNDHEARQFRGERPGLGRGRDREQDWFGGRRPFGEGRGGERPDVRERFGGWHEEPEKPGGWDRERERRDWRSPDGERDRDRGRDGEEKTRRSAGSRERSTRWDRDDRLDRLGLANEEPNERLAAKTNEPSANSTKELPEAKPDVPAPSTAAAADSKASEPIAENKSAEQTHKEES, from the exons ATGGATGCCGTCAACGCTTTTAATCATGAG TTGTTCTCCTTGATGGACACCAAGCCTCCCATCTCAAGGGCCAAGATGATCTCTATCACCAAATCTGCCATAAAAGCCATTAAA TTATACAAGCATGTTGTTCAAATTGTCGAAAAATTCATAAAGAAG TGCAAGCCTGAGTACAAGGTTCCAGGGCTCTACGTGGTGGATTCCATCGTGAGACAGTCACGGCATCAGTTTGGTGCAGAAAAAGATGTGTTTGGACCAAGGTTCACCAAAAACATCGCAGGGACGTTTGAGAATCTATGCTTGTGTCCCACAGAAGACCGG AGTAAGATAGTGAGAGTGCTGAACCTGTGGCAGAAGAATGGAGTGTTTAAGATTGAAGTAATCCAGCCTCTTTTGGACATGGCTGCTGGATCCACTAGCTCAACAGGCTTCGACAGCGGCCCTGACGCGG CATCTCCGCAGTCTCCCGTGAGGGAACAGGAGGCTCATCCTGTGTCGACGGCGAACTCGGCCGCAGCAGCTGTGCCTCAGCTTCAGACCTCGGATGCCTTTGCGGCTGTTGCTCAACTAATTCAGTCTTCTCAAGGACAGCAG CTTCAGCAGATCCTGCAGAACTTTCAGCCGCCGGGGAAACCTCAGTCTCCAGCTGTGGACAATAACAGGAGTCACCTCCACCTGCAGGCCCAGGCTGTGACTGCCACGTCCTCCGCCATCACGCATCAGCACACGCATCCTGTACCACAGCCTGCGGAAAAGAAAGCCACCtttgacaag ACACTTCTGGACCGCTTTGACTATGATGATGAGCCAGAAGCTGGTGAGGAAGCCAAGAAGGATGAAACAGCGTCTGTCCAACCTACTAT GGGATTTACTGAGCAAACCGTCCCAGGATTTCCTCCAGCCAATCAGATGCAGCACTTTCAACAACATATGATGACTGTATCACAGCGACAGCAG GTTGTTCTACCTTCAAATGGACAGGTCCAAGGCTTTGGTCATATGACCTCTCAGCCCTACCCAGGAATGATGCCTCCAATGGGGCAGCCACACGCAGCTTTCCCTCCTCACGACGACACCTTCAATCAGCTCATGGCTGGACATCAGCATCAG GAAATGATGAATTCAGATGCATCTGCCAGGCCTTTCCCAGATGGAAAGAGATCAAGGTCACGCTCTGGGTCGAG GTCTCCTAAAAGAAGAAGGTCTCGGTCCAATTCCCGCACCAGGCGAATACGGCATCGGCGATCTCGCTCCCGTTCTCGAGAACGGCGACGCCAGTCACCTCGCTCACGGTCTCAGGAaaggaaagaaagagaaaaggaaCGAGAACGAAGACAGAAAGGCCTTCCTCCTATAAAGAATAGCACACTCAGTG TGTGCAGTACAACTCTATGGGTGGGTCAGCTGGATAAGAGGACGCAGCAGCAGGACGTGGCCTGTTTATTAGAGGAGTTTGGGCAGATAGATTCAATTAAT ATGATTCCCCCTCGTGGTTGTGCCTATATTGTCATGATCCATCGTCAGGATGCCTATCGAGCCCTGCAGAAACTAAGCAGAGGTCCATACAAAGTCAACCAGAAAGCCATAAAG ATCGCCTGGGCTCTGAATAAAGGCATTAAGGCTGAGTTCAAGCAGTATTGGGATGTGGAATTGGGTGTGACATACGTACCATGGTCCAAGGTAAAGATGGAGGACCTGGATGTGTTCAGAGAAGGAGGGATGTTGGACCCTGACACTCTTGCACCAG AGTGGAGAGGCTCTCAGATTGATCTAGAGAAAGCTGAAGAGTCTCAGAATGGCAGACCTGAGGTGGGAAAAGTGGAGGAGACCCCAACTGTACTACCTATGCAG GTTCCTCCTGTCCAGCCAATGGGGGCAGTTGGTGTCCCACCTCCAGGATTCTCAGGACCCATGAACATACCACCTCCCTCATTCCCACCTGGGGTTCCCCCACCCCCGGGTCCATTTATACGGCCAGGCTTCAACCCCATGCAGATGCCACCAG GATTTCTCCCCCCGGGTGCCATGCCTCCTCTGGGCGCCACTGGGCCTCCTCCACATACAGCAGGGATCGGCATGCCACCAG TTGGCAGCTCAGTTGAAGACCTTTCGAATGATCCAGCAGGAATGGGCCCAAGAATGAACAGTGATGGAATAGATGGGTTCAACTCAG GAAACCAAGTGCCTCCTGGAGGTCCACCAGGAATGGGCATGCAGTCTCCACCGGGTCTTCTAGGTTCGAGGCCGGGTATGATGCCTCTCCAGCGGCCACCAGGGATGCCGCCCCCACACATGCAGCGCTTCCCCATTCCACCTCCTCGGCCTGGTATGCCACCCATCCCACCACAGATGATGCCTCCCAGGGGTCCACCTCAGATGATGCACCGCGAGCCACCACCTGGAGGCTTCAGCATGCCGCCCCCTCCTCATGGCATGAGAGGCCCCTTCCCCCCTCCTGGACCTCCCTTTATGAGACCGAGCGGACCCAGACCCGACGGGCCGAATGATCACGAGGCGAGGCAGTTCCGAGGCGAGCGCCCCGGATTAGGGAGAGGGAGAGATCGAGAGCAGGACTGGTTCGGAGGGCGGCGCCCTTTCGGCGAGGGTCGTGGCGGAGAGAGGCCAGACGTGCGTGAAAGATTTGGAGGCTGGCATGAAGAGCCAGAAAAACCAGGCGGGTGGGACAGAGAGAGGGAACGTAGGGACTGGAGAAGTCCGGACGGAGAGAGGGATCGAGATCGAGGGCGGGATGGTGAAGAAAAAACCAGGCGGTCCGCGGGAAGCAGAGAGAGAAGCACGCGCTGGGACAGAGATGATAGACTCGATCGACTGGGTCTCGCCAACGAGGAGCCCAATGAGAGACTTGCAGCGAAAACCAACGAGCCAAGTGCAAACTCTACTAAAGAACTTCCTGAAGCCAAGCCAGATGTTCCAGCTCCTTCCACTGCAGCTGCAGCAGACTCAAAAGCCTCAGAACCTATAGCAGAAAACAAATCTGCCGAACAAACACATAAAGAAGAGTCATAG
- the scaf4a gene encoding SR-related and CTD-associated factor 4 isoform X2, translated as MDAVNAFNHELFSLMDTKPPISRAKMISITKSAIKAIKLYKHVVQIVEKFIKKCKPEYKVPGLYVVDSIVRQSRHQFGAEKDVFGPRFTKNIAGTFENLCLCPTEDRSKIVRVLNLWQKNGVFKIEVIQPLLDMAAGSTSSTGFDSGPDAASPQSPVREQEAHPVSTANSAAAAVPQLQTSDAFAAVAQLIQSSQGQQLQQILQNFQPPGKPQSPAVDNNRSHLHLQAQAVTATSSAITHQHTHPVPQPAEKKATFDKTLLDRFDYDDEPEAGEEAKKDETASVQPTMGFTEQTVPGFPPANQMQHFQQHMMTVSQRQQVQGFGHMTSQPYPGMMPPMGQPHAAFPPHDDTFNQLMAGHQHQEMMNSDASARPFPDGKRSRSRSGSRSPKRRRSRSNSRTRRIRHRRSRSRSRERRRQSPRSRSQERKEREKERERRQKGLPPIKNSTLSVCSTTLWVGQLDKRTQQQDVACLLEEFGQIDSINMIPPRGCAYIVMIHRQDAYRALQKLSRGPYKVNQKAIKIAWALNKGIKAEFKQYWDVELGVTYVPWSKVKMEDLDVFREGGMLDPDTLAPEWRGSQIDLEKAEESQNGRPEVGKVEETPTVLPMQVPPVQPMGAVGVPPPGFSGPMNIPPPSFPPGVPPPPGPFIRPGFNPMQMPPGFLPPGAMPPLGATGPPPHTAGIGMPPVGSSVEDLSNDPAGMGPRMNSDGIDGFNSGNQVPPGGPPGMGMQSPPGLLGSRPGMMPLQRPPGMPPPHMQRFPIPPPRPGMPPIPPQMMPPRGPPQMMHREPPPGGFSMPPPPHGMRGPFPPPGPPFMRPSGPRPDGPNDHEARQFRGERPGLGRGRDREQDWFGGRRPFGEGRGGERPDVRERFGGWHEEPEKPGGWDRERERRDWRSPDGERDRDRGRDGEEKTRRSAGSRERSTRWDRDDRLDRLGLANEEPNERLAAKTNEPSANSTKELPEAKPDVPAPSTAAAADSKASEPIAENKSAEQTHKEES; from the exons ATGGATGCCGTCAACGCTTTTAATCATGAG TTGTTCTCCTTGATGGACACCAAGCCTCCCATCTCAAGGGCCAAGATGATCTCTATCACCAAATCTGCCATAAAAGCCATTAAA TTATACAAGCATGTTGTTCAAATTGTCGAAAAATTCATAAAGAAG TGCAAGCCTGAGTACAAGGTTCCAGGGCTCTACGTGGTGGATTCCATCGTGAGACAGTCACGGCATCAGTTTGGTGCAGAAAAAGATGTGTTTGGACCAAGGTTCACCAAAAACATCGCAGGGACGTTTGAGAATCTATGCTTGTGTCCCACAGAAGACCGG AGTAAGATAGTGAGAGTGCTGAACCTGTGGCAGAAGAATGGAGTGTTTAAGATTGAAGTAATCCAGCCTCTTTTGGACATGGCTGCTGGATCCACTAGCTCAACAGGCTTCGACAGCGGCCCTGACGCGG CATCTCCGCAGTCTCCCGTGAGGGAACAGGAGGCTCATCCTGTGTCGACGGCGAACTCGGCCGCAGCAGCTGTGCCTCAGCTTCAGACCTCGGATGCCTTTGCGGCTGTTGCTCAACTAATTCAGTCTTCTCAAGGACAGCAG CTTCAGCAGATCCTGCAGAACTTTCAGCCGCCGGGGAAACCTCAGTCTCCAGCTGTGGACAATAACAGGAGTCACCTCCACCTGCAGGCCCAGGCTGTGACTGCCACGTCCTCCGCCATCACGCATCAGCACACGCATCCTGTACCACAGCCTGCGGAAAAGAAAGCCACCtttgacaag ACACTTCTGGACCGCTTTGACTATGATGATGAGCCAGAAGCTGGTGAGGAAGCCAAGAAGGATGAAACAGCGTCTGTCCAACCTACTAT GGGATTTACTGAGCAAACCGTCCCAGGATTTCCTCCAGCCAATCAGATGCAGCACTTTCAACAACATATGATGACTGTATCACAGCGACAGCAG GTCCAAGGCTTTGGTCATATGACCTCTCAGCCCTACCCAGGAATGATGCCTCCAATGGGGCAGCCACACGCAGCTTTCCCTCCTCACGACGACACCTTCAATCAGCTCATGGCTGGACATCAGCATCAG GAAATGATGAATTCAGATGCATCTGCCAGGCCTTTCCCAGATGGAAAGAGATCAAGGTCACGCTCTGGGTCGAG GTCTCCTAAAAGAAGAAGGTCTCGGTCCAATTCCCGCACCAGGCGAATACGGCATCGGCGATCTCGCTCCCGTTCTCGAGAACGGCGACGCCAGTCACCTCGCTCACGGTCTCAGGAaaggaaagaaagagaaaaggaaCGAGAACGAAGACAGAAAGGCCTTCCTCCTATAAAGAATAGCACACTCAGTG TGTGCAGTACAACTCTATGGGTGGGTCAGCTGGATAAGAGGACGCAGCAGCAGGACGTGGCCTGTTTATTAGAGGAGTTTGGGCAGATAGATTCAATTAAT ATGATTCCCCCTCGTGGTTGTGCCTATATTGTCATGATCCATCGTCAGGATGCCTATCGAGCCCTGCAGAAACTAAGCAGAGGTCCATACAAAGTCAACCAGAAAGCCATAAAG ATCGCCTGGGCTCTGAATAAAGGCATTAAGGCTGAGTTCAAGCAGTATTGGGATGTGGAATTGGGTGTGACATACGTACCATGGTCCAAGGTAAAGATGGAGGACCTGGATGTGTTCAGAGAAGGAGGGATGTTGGACCCTGACACTCTTGCACCAG AGTGGAGAGGCTCTCAGATTGATCTAGAGAAAGCTGAAGAGTCTCAGAATGGCAGACCTGAGGTGGGAAAAGTGGAGGAGACCCCAACTGTACTACCTATGCAG GTTCCTCCTGTCCAGCCAATGGGGGCAGTTGGTGTCCCACCTCCAGGATTCTCAGGACCCATGAACATACCACCTCCCTCATTCCCACCTGGGGTTCCCCCACCCCCGGGTCCATTTATACGGCCAGGCTTCAACCCCATGCAGATGCCACCAG GATTTCTCCCCCCGGGTGCCATGCCTCCTCTGGGCGCCACTGGGCCTCCTCCACATACAGCAGGGATCGGCATGCCACCAG TTGGCAGCTCAGTTGAAGACCTTTCGAATGATCCAGCAGGAATGGGCCCAAGAATGAACAGTGATGGAATAGATGGGTTCAACTCAG GAAACCAAGTGCCTCCTGGAGGTCCACCAGGAATGGGCATGCAGTCTCCACCGGGTCTTCTAGGTTCGAGGCCGGGTATGATGCCTCTCCAGCGGCCACCAGGGATGCCGCCCCCACACATGCAGCGCTTCCCCATTCCACCTCCTCGGCCTGGTATGCCACCCATCCCACCACAGATGATGCCTCCCAGGGGTCCACCTCAGATGATGCACCGCGAGCCACCACCTGGAGGCTTCAGCATGCCGCCCCCTCCTCATGGCATGAGAGGCCCCTTCCCCCCTCCTGGACCTCCCTTTATGAGACCGAGCGGACCCAGACCCGACGGGCCGAATGATCACGAGGCGAGGCAGTTCCGAGGCGAGCGCCCCGGATTAGGGAGAGGGAGAGATCGAGAGCAGGACTGGTTCGGAGGGCGGCGCCCTTTCGGCGAGGGTCGTGGCGGAGAGAGGCCAGACGTGCGTGAAAGATTTGGAGGCTGGCATGAAGAGCCAGAAAAACCAGGCGGGTGGGACAGAGAGAGGGAACGTAGGGACTGGAGAAGTCCGGACGGAGAGAGGGATCGAGATCGAGGGCGGGATGGTGAAGAAAAAACCAGGCGGTCCGCGGGAAGCAGAGAGAGAAGCACGCGCTGGGACAGAGATGATAGACTCGATCGACTGGGTCTCGCCAACGAGGAGCCCAATGAGAGACTTGCAGCGAAAACCAACGAGCCAAGTGCAAACTCTACTAAAGAACTTCCTGAAGCCAAGCCAGATGTTCCAGCTCCTTCCACTGCAGCTGCAGCAGACTCAAAAGCCTCAGAACCTATAGCAGAAAACAAATCTGCCGAACAAACACATAAAGAAGAGTCATAG
- the sod1 gene encoding superoxide dismutase [Cu-Zn] codes for MVKKAVCVLKGTGEVTGTVFFEQENDASAVKLSGEITGLTPGKHGFHVHAFGDNTNGCISAGPHFNPHSKTHGGPTDSDRHVGDLGNVTAAESGVAKIDIVDKMLTLSGQYSIIGRTMVIHEKEDDLGKGGNEESLKTGNAGGRLACGVIGITE; via the exons ATGGTGAAAAAAGCCGTTTGTGTGCTAAAAGGCACCGGGGAAGTGACTGGAACCGTTTTTTTCGAGCAAGAG AATGATGCTTCTGCAGTGAAGCTGTCAGGTGAAATCACTGGGCTTACTCCAGGAAAGCATGGTTTCCATGTCCATGCTTTTGGAGACAACACAAATG GCTGCATCAGTGCAGGTCCGCACTTCAACCCCCACAGTAAAACTCATGGTGGACCAACTGATAGTGACAG ACACGTCGGAGATCTTGGTAATGTGACAGCTGCTGAAAGTGGGGTTGCAAAAATTGACATTGTGGACAAAATGCTGACCCTGTCAGGGCAATACTCAATCATTGGGAGGACCATGGTG ATCCATGAGAAGGAGGATGACTTGGGGAAGGGAGGCAATGAAGAAAGTCTTAAAACTGGCAACGCTGGAGGCCGTCTGGCCTGTGGTGTTATAGGCATCACTGAGTAG